In the genome of Ignavibacteria bacterium, one region contains:
- a CDS encoding T9SS type A sorting domain-containing protein, with amino-acid sequence MQLVKFFLILSLVFVFNSTSFSQTVPEILYYKFNTGTTTTPNLAIPGQGTPDAQLVNNTMGPGGQFGNALVGNGGTGSNTYVNSGWNMNLGTSSWTISLWLSNMPTTTVYLFGNDITTSFRCFTNGAAGAGNITLRANNFTNVNVTGVLPGPNVIHFVYDNTVPEVRTYVNGVFQSAVAQSPLNLNAIVPFKVGSYGTAASIPVGALIDEFRFYSRAVSASEIAATWNVELNPAPTVINPTKVCDFGLIPQYSGGALGGHASAILGDTLYIAGGSIITGAGTNPNASTTVTRYSITSGTWSAGRDLPGPKVAGDMVKCGNALYYIGGGAATMTGAANNVTYKYTPAAGWTTVANIPTPVTGNVAECWGDSVIFCMMGGWSTYYRGIQIYRPGSDSWSRATDSIPATNGRRSFAGGIEGNKLFVAAGYSGTFRKDFWVGTIGATPESITWSQKTDVPVRGTGNSRPGGTAINNRFYFVSGETTPGAAAQDSIYIWNITDSTWLPQMLSGRGSNSASNYWGVISSAIVNNKARVYIPGGFWPSTVQTTRMFVLTDSVDCSLVGNDPVSSIIPSSFKLGQNYPNPFNPTTRINYSVPVSGLVQLKIFDITGRLIQTLVNEVKNPGSYLVEFNASSLSSGTYFYRLEGHNFTETKKMLLIK; translated from the coding sequence ATGCAATTAGTAAAATTCTTTTTAATCCTTTCCTTAGTTTTTGTTTTTAATTCAACTTCTTTTTCACAAACCGTTCCTGAAATACTTTATTACAAGTTTAATACAGGAACAACTACTACACCGAATTTAGCTATACCCGGTCAGGGCACTCCTGATGCACAGTTGGTTAACAACACAATGGGACCCGGTGGTCAATTCGGAAATGCTTTAGTTGGAAACGGCGGTACAGGTTCAAATACCTACGTTAATTCCGGATGGAATATGAATTTAGGTACTTCAAGCTGGACAATTTCACTTTGGTTAAGCAATATGCCGACCACAACAGTTTATCTTTTCGGAAATGATATTACTACCAGCTTCCGATGCTTTACAAACGGAGCTGCAGGCGCCGGAAATATTACATTACGTGCAAATAATTTTACAAATGTGAACGTGACCGGAGTATTACCGGGACCTAACGTAATTCACTTCGTTTATGATAATACTGTTCCTGAAGTCAGAACTTATGTGAACGGTGTATTTCAATCGGCTGTTGCTCAAAGTCCTTTAAACCTTAACGCTATTGTTCCGTTCAAGGTCGGAAGCTACGGAACTGCAGCAAGCATACCTGTAGGCGCGTTAATTGATGAGTTCAGATTTTACAGCAGAGCTGTAAGTGCTTCAGAAATTGCTGCGACATGGAACGTTGAGCTTAATCCTGCGCCGACGGTTATCAACCCTACAAAAGTCTGTGACTTCGGATTGATTCCGCAATACTCAGGAGGAGCACTGGGTGGTCATGCTTCTGCAATTTTAGGAGATACACTTTATATTGCAGGCGGTTCAATAATTACAGGCGCCGGAACGAATCCAAATGCAAGCACAACGGTTACAAGATATTCAATAACTTCCGGAACATGGAGCGCAGGAAGAGACTTACCCGGACCAAAAGTTGCAGGTGATATGGTTAAATGCGGAAATGCACTTTACTATATAGGCGGCGGAGCTGCAACAATGACAGGTGCAGCAAATAATGTTACATATAAATATACACCTGCTGCAGGTTGGACAACAGTTGCAAACATTCCTACTCCCGTTACAGGAAACGTTGCTGAATGCTGGGGAGATAGCGTTATATTCTGCATGATGGGCGGATGGTCAACTTATTATCGTGGTATCCAGATTTACAGACCCGGTTCAGACAGCTGGTCACGCGCAACCGATTCTATTCCCGCTACCAACGGCAGAAGAAGTTTTGCAGGCGGCATTGAAGGAAATAAATTATTTGTAGCGGCAGGTTATTCAGGAACATTCAGAAAAGATTTCTGGGTAGGAACAATAGGAGCAACTCCGGAATCAATCACATGGAGCCAGAAAACCGATGTTCCTGTCCGTGGAACAGGAAATTCCCGTCCCGGTGGAACTGCAATTAATAATAGATTTTATTTTGTTTCAGGTGAGACTACACCGGGAGCTGCGGCTCAGGATTCAATTTATATCTGGAATATTACAGATTCAACCTGGCTTCCGCAAATGCTCTCTGGCAGAGGTTCAAACTCAGCATCTAATTATTGGGGAGTCATTTCTTCGGCTATTGTGAATAATAAAGCAAGAGTTTACATACCGGGCGGCTTCTGGCCTTCAACCGTTCAGACAACAAGAATGTTCGTCCTGACGGATTCAGTTGATTGCTCGCTTGTCGGTAATGACCCTGTAAGTTCGATCATTCCTTCTTCGTTCAAACTCGGACAAAATTATCCGAACCCGTTTAACCCGACAACAAGGATAAACTATTCAGTTCCTGTTTCAGGATTAGTACAGTTGAAAATCTTTGACATAACGGGAAGATTAATTCAGACACTTGTTAATGAAGTAAAAAATCCGGGAAGTTATCTTGTAGAATTTAACGCAAGCAGTTTATCAAGCGGAACATATTTCTACCGCCTCGAAGGACATAACTTTACCGAGACAAAGAAGATGTTATTGATTAAATAG
- the plsY gene encoding glycerol-3-phosphate 1-O-acyltransferase PlsY: MISLIGVIIISYFIGSIPFALIVGKLFKNIDIRKYGSGNLGSTNAIRVLGLPLGLFVQALDIAKGVIAVVIVPYIFFSQLPFPNATPFEDITIVKIIAGISAVLGHTFSVFVNFKGGKGINTALGMLIMLAPVDVLISVGIFIIILLFSGYVSLGSIVAAFFFPVSMFVRENIFNSDIYGYNTLIFFSIAISLLLIYNHRTNIWRLLRGNENRFDKLWKFRFIKIKTPIK; the protein is encoded by the coding sequence ATGATTTCTTTAATTGGTGTAATAATAATTAGTTATTTTATCGGTTCCATCCCTTTTGCTCTGATTGTCGGCAAGCTTTTTAAAAATATTGACATAAGAAAATATGGCAGCGGAAATCTCGGCTCGACAAATGCTATCCGTGTTTTAGGTCTTCCACTCGGTTTATTCGTTCAGGCGCTTGATATTGCAAAAGGTGTAATTGCAGTTGTGATTGTCCCCTACATATTTTTTTCTCAATTACCTTTTCCTAACGCAACTCCGTTTGAGGATATTACCATAGTAAAAATAATCGCAGGCATCAGCGCCGTTCTGGGACATACTTTTTCCGTTTTTGTTAATTTCAAGGGGGGAAAGGGAATTAATACCGCATTAGGAATGCTTATCATGCTTGCTCCGGTGGATGTTTTAATCAGCGTGGGAATATTTATTATTATTCTGTTATTCTCAGGTTATGTATCACTCGGTTCAATAGTCGCAGCATTTTTCTTTCCGGTCAGCATGTTTGTCCGCGAGAATATTTTTAACAGCGATATATACGGATATAATACTCTTATATTTTTCAGTATAGCAATTTCTCTTCTTCTAATTTATAATCACAGAACAAATATCTGGAGGCTATTGCGCGGAAATGAAAACCGTTTTGATAAGCTCTGGAAGTTCCGTTTTATAAAAATAAAAACTCCCATTAAATAA
- a CDS encoding Gldg family protein, with protein MNKNETKKQAIVIAVIAIGILIAVNIISSTVFTRIDLTKNKTYTLSPISKQIVGNLDDKMVVKVFFSDNLPPPYNNLRTQVKDILSDYRTYSNGNLNYEFYNPTGEGENDELSKEAQKYGIQPVQMQVTEKDKFEVKAAYMGMVFLYGGKQETIPFIQSIGTLEYDITTKIKTLITTQKIKIGYLQGSGSVDMSKLQQISKGLSDQYELVPVTLGLNKAIPDDIKTFMVLGPLEAVPENQKYMIDQFVMRGGNVLWLIQKVTPNFQQQIVLGEPVENNLDDLLLNYGIKVNADLIRDLQCGQVTVQSQIGFPISVNYPYFPVVTNINRNIAAFAGIQSVTLSFVSSIDLNAAQGKGITSDYLLQTSDKSGKAEGFFLLNLEQFNNMTQKSVDSMFNQKGYVVGAAYTGRFKSFYAGKTPPSDTTTGSGAITIEQLNESQKDSKMIVIGDADFINEEQRPPKDNITFFLNAVEYLADDAGLTQIRGKETSDPPIEETSEGSKTFIKYFNIIFPPAIILIIGLIVWQRRKSRKKDLMSS; from the coding sequence ATGAATAAAAACGAAACTAAAAAACAAGCAATAGTAATTGCAGTCATCGCAATCGGAATACTAATTGCCGTTAATATAATTTCTTCAACGGTTTTTACGCGTATTGACCTAACAAAAAATAAAACTTATACGCTTTCTCCAATCAGCAAACAAATTGTCGGAAATCTTGATGACAAAATGGTTGTGAAAGTTTTTTTCAGCGATAATTTGCCTCCTCCTTACAACAATCTAAGAACTCAGGTTAAAGATATTTTAAGCGATTACAGAACATACTCAAACGGAAATCTTAATTATGAATTTTATAATCCTACAGGTGAAGGTGAAAATGATGAGTTAAGCAAAGAAGCGCAGAAATACGGAATACAGCCGGTTCAGATGCAGGTAACTGAAAAAGACAAGTTTGAAGTTAAAGCCGCATATATGGGAATGGTTTTTCTTTATGGAGGAAAACAAGAGACTATCCCGTTCATACAATCAATCGGTACGCTTGAATATGACATTACGACAAAAATTAAGACATTAATAACCACACAAAAAATTAAAATCGGATATCTGCAGGGCTCAGGTTCGGTTGATATGTCGAAGCTTCAGCAAATTTCAAAAGGATTAAGTGATCAGTATGAATTAGTACCTGTCACGCTTGGCTTAAACAAAGCAATACCCGATGATATTAAAACGTTTATGGTATTAGGACCACTTGAAGCTGTTCCTGAAAATCAGAAATACATGATTGACCAATTCGTTATGCGAGGAGGAAATGTGTTATGGCTTATTCAGAAAGTAACTCCAAATTTTCAGCAGCAGATTGTTCTTGGCGAGCCCGTTGAGAATAATCTCGATGATTTACTTTTGAATTATGGAATAAAAGTTAATGCTGATTTAATCAGAGATTTGCAGTGCGGACAGGTTACTGTTCAATCGCAAATAGGATTTCCGATTTCAGTTAATTACCCTTACTTCCCGGTTGTTACAAATATAAACAGAAACATTGCGGCATTCGCAGGCATTCAGAGTGTTACTTTATCATTTGTCAGCTCAATTGATTTAAATGCAGCGCAGGGCAAGGGAATAACATCGGATTATTTATTACAGACCTCCGACAAATCCGGCAAAGCCGAAGGATTTTTTCTTTTGAATCTTGAGCAGTTCAATAATATGACTCAAAAGTCGGTTGACAGTATGTTTAATCAAAAAGGATACGTTGTCGGCGCAGCTTACACAGGACGATTCAAAAGTTTCTATGCAGGAAAAACCCCTCCTTCGGATACTACTACAGGTTCGGGTGCAATTACAATTGAACAATTAAATGAATCACAGAAGGATTCTAAAATGATTGTAATAGGCGATGCAGATTTTATAAACGAAGAGCAAAGACCGCCAAAAGATAACATAACATTTTTCTTAAATGCAGTTGAATATTTAGCAGATGATGCAGGTCTTACCCAAATAAGAGGAAAAGAAACATCCGATCCTCCAATTGAAGAAACTTCTGAAGGTTCAAAGACTTTTATAAAATATTTTAATATTATTTTCCCGCCGGCTATAATTCTAATTATAGGATTAATTGTCTGGCAAAGAAGAAAATCCAGAAAAAAAGATTTAATGTCTTCATAA
- a CDS encoding lipocalin-like domain-containing protein: MKLIKLSVYLVLIFIIIFLVTRKTAPVLSDPVKMVESPGTYTSMPFSEFRKVLPARFQYIKDESSFLEPYDKDKFALVESSVQNVTDEQLIALLYCTPNMGLGQYRLETITVPPANVTSFQFEQGMMGWFWFYGTFIDSTGNTASYMYYIFRLDMFSPDLRAKLNLPMGSTTYYYIASGVGKGNEWSYSPFKICRGEYKIQNDSVFSFTGLDLPTGWSFTLNSTGVGKFNISSYWLDSTSKNQGFDADIKTARQPFFNGPQGCAPCEGGAGSLYFSYTQLHSSAALTVNDSISNHTNGTGWLDRQWLNGQVSTIYLNLLANSMGMFKEATGGLGKYVWLNLHLTDSLQYMIYSFLPLDSPVVVGTKFNTTQNRYGYKTEWSLSGTAEVLETTVLNGITFPLKYKLSTREGNVILDAGKFNKSISIDPSNNIHWDGSGIVYDSTGSKMIGTGFLEANEFADPTTYTTNLLQSIGLPATDGNLQMFGTTSQLTVSEGLPSLVVAILVVLAVLILLIMFIKTLFGKSKAKIQKS; this comes from the coding sequence ATGAAACTAATTAAGCTCAGTGTCTATTTAGTTTTAATTTTCATAATAATTTTTTTAGTAACGCGAAAAACCGCTCCTGTGCTTTCAGACCCTGTGAAGATGGTTGAATCTCCCGGCACTTACACATCAATGCCGTTCAGTGAATTCAGGAAAGTTCTTCCTGCGCGTTTTCAATACATAAAAGATGAAAGCAGTTTTCTTGAGCCATACGATAAAGATAAATTTGCGCTTGTTGAAAGTTCAGTTCAAAACGTTACGGATGAGCAATTGATTGCTTTGCTTTATTGCACGCCAAATATGGGGCTTGGACAATACCGTCTTGAAACAATAACAGTGCCTCCTGCGAATGTTACATCATTTCAATTTGAACAGGGAATGATGGGATGGTTTTGGTTTTATGGAACGTTCATTGACAGTACAGGCAACACCGCTTCATACATGTATTACATTTTCCGACTCGATATGTTCTCACCGGACTTAAGAGCAAAGTTAAATCTGCCGATGGGTTCAACGACATATTATTACATTGCCTCCGGAGTAGGAAAAGGAAATGAATGGAGTTACTCACCATTTAAAATTTGCAGAGGCGAATATAAAATACAAAACGATTCTGTTTTTTCGTTTACAGGACTTGATTTGCCAACAGGATGGAGCTTTACTTTAAACAGCACGGGTGTTGGAAAATTTAATATATCATCTTACTGGCTTGATTCAACTTCTAAAAATCAGGGATTTGATGCCGACATAAAAACTGCACGTCAGCCGTTTTTCAATGGTCCGCAGGGGTGTGCGCCGTGTGAAGGCGGAGCAGGAAGTCTATATTTTTCGTATACACAACTTCATTCAAGCGCAGCGCTTACAGTAAATGATTCCATATCAAATCATACCAACGGCACGGGATGGCTTGACAGACAGTGGCTCAACGGACAAGTCTCGACGATTTATCTTAATCTTCTTGCAAACAGTATGGGAATGTTCAAAGAAGCTACGGGCGGACTTGGAAAATATGTCTGGTTAAATTTGCATTTGACTGACAGCTTGCAATATATGATTTATAGTTTTCTTCCGCTTGATTCGCCTGTAGTAGTCGGCACAAAATTCAATACAACACAAAATCGTTACGGATATAAAACAGAATGGAGTTTATCGGGAACAGCAGAAGTTTTAGAAACAACAGTTCTTAATGGAATTACATTTCCTTTAAAGTATAAACTTTCAACAAGAGAGGGAAATGTAATCTTAGATGCCGGAAAATTTAATAAGTCCATAAGTATTGATCCTTCTAATAATATTCACTGGGATGGTTCGGGAATTGTTTATGATTCGACGGGAAGCAAAATGATTGGAACCGGTTTTTTGGAAGCAAATGAATTTGCAGACCCGACGACATACACGACAAATCTTTTGCAATCAATTGGCTTGCCCGCAACGGATGGTAATCTGCAAATGTTTGGAACCACAAGCCAGTTAACAGTTTCTGAAGGGCTTCCAAGCTTGGTTGTGGCAATTTTAGTTGTATTAGCTGTTTTGATATTACTGATAATGTTTATAAAAACACTTTTCGGCAAATCTAAAGCTAAAATACAAAAAAGTTAG
- a CDS encoding NAD(P)H-dependent glycerol-3-phosphate dehydrogenase: MKISVLGAGGWGTTLSILLNSNGHNVTLWEFNPEYAKTLGSYRENFYYLPKIKIPQKIEITNDLVKAVSGRELIVIATPTQYIRDSFKQLSDFDFKDTIIVNVSKGIEIGTLKLVNEIITDVLKKVNPDKISCLSGPSHAEEVARKIPTVVVCANPDMEIAKTIQTAFSNDYFRVYTSTDIIGVELGGALKNVIAIAAGITDGARFGDNTKAALMTRGINEIMNLGLKLGAKRETFFGLSGIGDLIVTCSSKHSRNRFVGEEIGKGKKLKEVLADMKMVAEGISTAKSIHQLSEKLKIEMPICEQVYQILFNDKNPIEATNELMVRTLKEEN, from the coding sequence ATGAAAATATCAGTCCTTGGAGCAGGCGGGTGGGGAACAACTCTCTCAATTCTGCTGAATTCCAACGGACATAATGTGACTCTTTGGGAATTTAATCCGGAGTATGCAAAAACCCTCGGAAGCTACAGAGAAAATTTTTATTATCTTCCAAAGATAAAAATTCCGCAGAAAATTGAAATTACAAACGACCTTGTTAAAGCAGTATCAGGCAGGGAATTGATTGTAATAGCCACTCCTACACAATATATAAGAGACAGTTTTAAGCAACTATCTGATTTTGATTTCAAAGACACGATAATTGTTAACGTTTCAAAAGGAATTGAAATCGGAACGCTCAAACTTGTAAATGAGATAATTACTGACGTTCTGAAAAAAGTTAACCCTGACAAAATTTCCTGCCTTTCAGGTCCTTCACATGCAGAAGAAGTCGCAAGAAAAATTCCTACCGTCGTTGTCTGCGCAAATCCTGATATGGAAATTGCAAAGACAATTCAGACAGCATTTTCAAATGATTATTTCAGGGTTTATACCTCTACCGATATAATCGGAGTTGAGCTCGGCGGCGCATTAAAAAACGTTATCGCTATTGCCGCCGGAATAACCGATGGAGCACGATTTGGGGATAATACAAAAGCCGCACTTATGACACGCGGCATAAACGAAATAATGAATCTCGGTTTGAAACTGGGGGCAAAACGCGAAACATTTTTCGGATTATCGGGAATAGGTGACTTAATTGTAACTTGTTCATCCAAGCATTCAAGAAACCGTTTTGTCGGTGAAGAAATCGGAAAAGGAAAAAAATTGAAAGAAGTTTTAGCCGATATGAAAATGGTAGCCGAAGGTATTTCAACCGCAAAATCAATTCATCAGCTTTCAGAAAAGCTTAAAATAGAAATGCCCATTTGCGAGCAGGTATATCAGATTTTATTCAACGATAAAAATCCAATCGAAGCCACTAATGAGTTAATGGTGCGCACTTTGAAGGAAGAAAATTAA
- a CDS encoding zinc-dependent metalloprotease family protein — MKNFIKINFIKILLPLFLILVFVVFVSINKSNDGISFKPTSVSASVTSSTSTLWSDVTENDFSLKGERRIIPNSYRTVKADINSLENVLRNAPKERTSAAQNSPLIIELPLPSGEMKRFSVTEYSMMEPGLAAQFPEIKTFNVKGIDDPYATGKLDITPQGFHAMVRSPFGDFYIDPYTTNEREIYISYFTKESRSSELFECGVTEHSTVAPDFSGIISSGPELRTYRLANACTGEYAAFHGGTVPLAQAAIVTAINRVNGVYEIDFAVRMVLIANNTSIVYTNASTDPYTNNNGSTMLGQNQTTCDNVIGSANYDFGHVFSTGGGGIAGLRVICVGGQKARGVTGLGAPIGDPFYIDYVAHEMGHQFGGNHTFNSTQSSCSGNRNASTAWEPGSASTIMGYAGICGASNLQSNSDPYFHTGSFTEIAIYTQLQGGNSCAAITNTGNTPPVITIPTGGWTIPISTPFQLTGSATDAQTPNTLTYCWEEFDLGPAGTPNSPSGNAPIFRSFNPDTARTRYFPKMSNIVNGTQTIGELLPTYSRTLTFRLTVRDNAVAGGGVDYSELAFSVSNAAGPFTITSPNTALVWNPITPFPVLWNVANTNIAPVNCQNVNILLSTDGGFTYPTTLVSNTPNDGSQIVNLPIINTTTARIKVEAADNIFFDISNANFTLTNLVTVGNNGSEIPNEYSLMQNYPNPFNPATSIKFGLPMSSMVSLKIYNSAGQVVKTLVSSELTAGYYDVSFEASNLASGVYFYELRAGNFVETKRMVLVK, encoded by the coding sequence ATGAAAAACTTCATTAAGATTAATTTTATTAAAATTTTATTACCTCTTTTTTTGATTCTTGTGTTTGTTGTTTTTGTTTCGATTAACAAAAGTAACGATGGAATCAGCTTCAAACCAACTTCCGTTTCAGCTTCAGTTACTTCTTCAACATCAACTTTATGGAGCGATGTAACTGAGAATGATTTTTCTCTAAAAGGTGAAAGAAGAATCATACCAAATTCATACAGAACTGTTAAGGCAGACATAAATTCTTTGGAAAATGTTTTGAGAAATGCTCCAAAAGAAAGAACATCAGCAGCACAAAACTCTCCGCTCATTATTGAGCTTCCTTTGCCATCAGGCGAGATGAAAAGATTTTCGGTTACGGAATATTCAATGATGGAGCCGGGTCTTGCAGCGCAATTTCCTGAAATAAAAACATTTAACGTCAAAGGCATTGATGACCCTTATGCAACCGGAAAGCTTGATATTACTCCGCAAGGATTTCATGCAATGGTGCGTTCTCCATTCGGTGATTTTTATATTGACCCTTACACCACAAACGAAAGAGAAATATATATCAGTTATTTTACAAAAGAGTCTAGGTCAAGCGAATTATTCGAATGCGGTGTTACCGAACATTCTACTGTTGCACCGGATTTTTCAGGCATCATAAGCAGCGGACCTGAACTGCGCACATACCGTCTTGCAAATGCATGCACGGGTGAGTATGCAGCATTCCACGGTGGAACAGTTCCGCTTGCCCAAGCAGCAATCGTAACTGCAATTAATCGTGTGAACGGTGTTTATGAAATAGATTTTGCCGTAAGAATGGTTTTGATTGCAAACAATACTTCAATAGTTTATACCAATGCAAGTACCGACCCATATACAAACAATAATGGCTCAACAATGCTTGGACAAAATCAAACTACATGTGATAATGTTATCGGATCAGCTAATTATGATTTCGGACATGTATTCAGCACAGGCGGCGGCGGTATTGCCGGCTTGAGGGTTATTTGTGTTGGCGGACAGAAAGCACGCGGAGTTACCGGCTTAGGCGCGCCAATCGGCGACCCATTCTATATTGATTATGTTGCTCATGAAATGGGACATCAGTTCGGCGGTAACCATACTTTTAACAGCACACAAAGTTCATGCAGCGGTAACAGAAATGCATCAACTGCATGGGAACCGGGAAGCGCATCAACAATTATGGGTTATGCAGGAATCTGCGGTGCATCAAATTTACAAAGCAATAGTGATCCTTATTTTCATACGGGAAGTTTTACTGAAATTGCAATATATACTCAGCTTCAGGGCGGAAATAGTTGTGCGGCAATAACAAATACCGGAAATACTCCACCTGTTATTACAATTCCGACAGGCGGTTGGACAATTCCGATTAGCACTCCATTTCAATTAACAGGTTCGGCAACAGATGCACAAACACCGAATACACTTACTTATTGCTGGGAGGAATTTGATTTGGGACCGGCAGGAACGCCTAATAGTCCATCAGGTAATGCACCGATATTCAGGTCATTTAATCCTGATACTGCGCGGACCAGATATTTTCCAAAAATGTCAAACATAGTAAACGGAACTCAGACAATTGGCGAGCTTTTGCCGACTTATTCAAGAACATTGACTTTCCGTCTGACTGTAAGAGATAATGCTGTTGCAGGCGGTGGGGTTGATTATTCCGAGCTTGCGTTCAGCGTTTCCAATGCAGCAGGACCTTTTACTATTACTTCACCCAATACTGCTTTAGTATGGAATCCGATAACACCATTCCCTGTATTATGGAATGTTGCGAATACAAATATTGCTCCGGTTAATTGCCAGAATGTTAATATACTGCTTTCAACAGACGGCGGATTTACTTATCCGACAACACTTGTTTCAAATACACCTAATGATGGAAGCCAGATTGTAAATCTTCCGATAATAAATACCACTACGGCACGCATAAAAGTTGAAGCTGCAGATAATATCTTTTTTGATATTTCAAATGCTAACTTTACTTTAACTAATCTCGTGACAGTTGGAAATAACGGAAGCGAAATTCCAAATGAATATTCTTTAATGCAAAATTATCCGAATCCGTTTAATCCGGCAACTTCGATTAAATTCGGATTACCAATGAGTTCAATGGTGAGTTTAAAAATTTACAACTCTGCAGGTCAGGTTGTTAAGACATTAGTTTCATCTGAATTGACTGCAGGGTATTATGATGTAAGTTTTGAAGCATCAAATCTTGCAAGCGGAGTTTACTTCTATGAGTTAAGAGCAGGAAATTTTGTTGAAACCAAAAGAATGGTGTTAGTAAAATAA
- a CDS encoding DUF4340 domain-containing protein has protein sequence MKNNRIYLYGAILVVLVVIAYFLTAEKGPRTTTEKTFSEQFFNVDSAAVDRLEFEHQGKKYTFSKVSGFWRLTDPIDYPLNQDIVANAISNISSYKLASIVSTNPARKDSYGFNDTTYTKVTVYQGGTNLGTILIGNSAGGASQTFLKSPDSDEIYLAENFLYNNFVKPSNSYNDWRDLLILSIPKTSINSLEYIGPENFTLVKDSTGKFAIAGQPADSNIVDGVLNLLGNFNTQTFSDTPLPPDTKFTNTVKINWDKVTELNFLKTGDSTDVNYLLKVSGNNQIFKFNKALADNILKTKAEFLGTKK, from the coding sequence ATGAAAAATAACAGAATATACTTATACGGAGCAATATTAGTTGTATTGGTAGTAATAGCTTATTTTTTGACTGCTGAAAAAGGACCAAGAACAACTACCGAAAAAACTTTTTCGGAACAGTTTTTTAATGTTGATTCAGCTGCGGTTGACCGTCTGGAATTTGAGCATCAGGGTAAAAAATATACTTTCTCTAAAGTTTCAGGATTCTGGAGATTGACCGACCCAATTGACTATCCGTTAAATCAGGATATTGTTGCCAATGCCATTTCAAATATAAGCAGTTATAAGCTTGCTAGCATTGTCTCGACTAATCCGGCAAGAAAAGATTCTTATGGTTTCAATGATACAACTTATACAAAAGTAACTGTTTACCAGGGCGGAACAAATTTGGGGACGATCCTAATCGGGAATTCCGCAGGTGGCGCTTCACAGACATTCTTAAAGTCACCAGATTCGGATGAAATTTATCTTGCAGAAAATTTTCTATACAATAACTTCGTAAAACCCTCAAATTCATATAACGACTGGAGAGACTTGCTTATTCTTTCGATTCCGAAGACAAGCATAAACTCTCTCGAATACATAGGTCCTGAAAATTTTACTTTAGTAAAAGACTCAACCGGCAAATTTGCTATTGCGGGTCAGCCTGCTGACTCAAACATTGTTGACGGAGTGTTAAATCTTCTTGGCAATTTTAATACCCAGACATTTAGTGACACGCCTTTGCCTCCTGATACTAAATTTACAAATACAGTTAAAATTAACTGGGATAAAGTTACTGAGTTAAATTTTCTCAAAACAGGTGATTCTACTGATGTAAATTATCTTTTAAAGGTCAGTGGAAACAACCAAATCTTTAAGTTCAATAAAGCTTTGGCTGATAATATACTTAAAACCAAAGCAGAATTTCTTGGAACTAAAAAATAG